In the genome of Microcoleus vaginatus PCC 9802, the window CGCGTCAGGAGTGTGAAAACGCCTGTCAGTGTACAGCCGTTTCGCTTCGTTCGCGGGATGCGGAGGCAGATTTTCTGGGCAGGGCCACTGCTGGGGGCCTTCGGTGCGCAAATACTCATGGCTGAGGCCTGTGATGTCGCAAGGCTGGCCCTGCGTCAACTGCACGTACTCTTTGTATACGTCACCAACGCTGTCGAAAGCAAAGTGTTGGGCAAAACCCAACCGCCGTCCCACCTCGGCGAAAATGCTCCAGTCGTCCCGGGCTTCCCCGGAGGGAGTGTCGAAACCGGGACAAAACGTAACGCGGCGTTCGGAATTCGTCATTACTCCGGTTTTTTCGCTCCACTGCGTTGCCGGCAGCAGGATGTGAGCGTAGGCGGAGGTTTCAGTGGGATAGTAAGCTTCTTGATAAATAGTAAAGGGCGATCGCAGCAAAGCGGCTTTAGTGCGTTCCAAATCCGGCATACTCACCACCGGATTGGTAGCTGCAATCCACAGCAACTCGACTTCGCCAGTTTCCAAACCGGTAATCATATCCCAAGCTGTGCGGCCCGGATTCGGGGAAATGCTTCCCGGTGCGATTCCCCAAAACTCCTCGACTTGGGTTCTGTGTTCAGCATTTTTCACAAATCGGTAGCCTGGGAGCAAGTGAGACAGTCCTCCCGCTTCCCGCCCTCCCATCGCGTTTGGCTGGCCGGTAAGGGAAAACGGGCCGCATCCCGGTTTGCCGATTTGACCGGTCATCAAGTGCAAATTAATCAGCGATCGCACCTTTGCCGTGCCTTCCGACGACTGGTTGATTCCCATCGACCACAGCGACAAAACCCGCTGCGACTGTTCCCAGTAGTTTGCCGCCGTTTCTAACTCGCTGACAGTAATGCCGCACCGCGAGGCTACAAACTCCGGCGTGTAGCTGCTAATAACCTCAGCAAAAGCTGAAAAATTCGCCGTGCATTCTTGAATAAAGTTAGAATCTATTGCTTGCCTGTGTAACAACAAATATGCAATTCCGTTAAGCAAATCTATATCCGTACCCGGTTTAATTGCTAAGTGCAAATCCGCAGCTTCAGCAGTCGGAGTCCGCCTCGGGTCTACCACAATCATCTTGACATGGGGATGCTTTTTGTGGTATTTTGCTAATCGATTAAACACGATCGGATGGCATTCCGCTGTATTGCTGCCGATAATAAAAGCGCAATCGGTTAATTCTAAATCGTCGTAACAGCAAGGCGGCCCGTCCGAACCAAAGCTTTGAACGTATCCTGACACGGCCGAAGACATACACAAGCGAGAATTCGCATCAAAATTATTAGTACCCAGACAACCTTTCATTAGTTTCTGGGCAACATAATAATCTTCTGTTACGAATTGACCCGAACCGTAAACGCACAAAGCATCGGGGCCGCTGGTGCTGCGAATTGTTTGGATGCGATTAACAATTGCATCGAGAGCTTCGTCCCAGCTAGCGCGGCGGAACGGTTGGTCGAGAGTATCTCGCATCATCGGATACAGTAGCCGATCGCTCCGAATGGACTCTGCTACGGTTGCTCCCTTAATACAAACCATACCTTGACTCGATGGGTGATTGCGATCGCCCCGCACTTTCCAACTTTGTTTTTTGTCTGGAACAACTTCTAGACCGCAACCTACACCGCAGTAAGGGCAAAGAGTTTTTATAGTTTCCATCTGGTGATTTTAGATGCTAATTTTTGAAAGCTAATGGGTAATTCGTAATTTGTCATTATAGTCGGAACTGAGGGCTCCTGCAAATAACGTGTCAATCCTTACTAAATTTCCGCATATATGCTTCCCAGAAACGGACAATACCCTGATTTAAAATTACCCGCTATCTTACTAAAAATCGTGTTCGCTCTCGCTTGTAGTCAGCTTCTGGCTGCTACTAAATCTTCCTCAAACAGAGGAAATTCCAACCTAACTCTTGTCACCCCCAAAAATGGGGGGTAGGAGGAATTTTTGCCTATTTCAAACAGCGCCCAGGTACTACTTTTGACCTAGTTGTTGATAGCAAGGTGAGATTTAGTGCGGGAGTATTATGTCGCCTACTTCCCTGATTTAACTTCAAATACGCCACCGTTGGTGGGGCTAAAAGTTACTTGGAACTCAGCAGTTTTTTCAGCGCCGGCTGTGGCACCGACAGGAGTTTGCAAAACAGGTAGAGGAGTTTCTTTGACGAAATCTTTAGCTGCTTTATTTGTGGGATCGAACTGTAGGATATCCCCGTTTTGTTTTACTTTGACCCGATAAGTCAAACTTTCGGTAAATGTTGGAATTGTTCTCCACTTTTGGTCGATTTGTGCATACAACTTCTGTCCGATCGCATCGAGTTCGGCTTGGTCAGAAATCTCTGATGTGGCACTGGTTGCTGCATTGGGCGCGACGGCGCTGTTAGCAGCAGCGATGGCTGCAGGGCTGGCATTCGGTGCAGGACTTGCAGCAGCGATGGCTGCAGGGCTGGCATTCGGTGCAGGACTTGCAGCAGCGATGGCTGCAGAGCTGGCATTCGGTGCAGGACTTGCAGCAGCGATGGGCGCAGAACTTGCAGCAGCAGCGATGGGTGCAGGGCTAGCAGCAGCGATGGGTGCAGGGCTAGCAGTCGGTGCGATGATCGAACTTGCTGCGATTTGCGGGCTGGCGGGAGAACTCACAACCGCCGCCGCATTCGTCGCCTGCGGTGCAGTTTCTTCTAGTTTCGCTTCCTTTAGCTGGCTGGAAATAGCAGACATATTGACGGCAGCTAAAGTAACCATTGCTACGAACCACGAGGCTGCCAGGATGCCGCGTTTTTTTGGCGAAGCTTCTGGGGCAACGGCTGCGTGAGACACAAAAGGTGCAGGTGCGATCGGCTTGTTAGCAGTCTCGGCAAGCGCAGGCTTTTTGCTAGCAGGTAATGGCATGGGTAGTGCGACGGCTTCTGTCTCCGAGTCCGTTGCTTCATCCCCTTCGTGGTGCGCGTAGCGAGAAAACAGGAACTCCAAAGCAAAGTTGCGAAGTTCGTAGTATTTCGGGTCTTCCATAATCCGCGCCCGGTTCCGGGGACGGCTGAACGGAACGTGCATATCTTCGCCGATGGAAGCTGCTGGCCCGTTGGTCATCATCACGATGCGATCGGCCAAAAACAAAGCCTCATCAATATCGTGAGTAATCATAATGACGGTAATTTTTTCCTTCCGCCAAATTTTCAGCAATTCTTCCTGTAACTCTTCCCGGGTAATCGGGTCTAGAGCTCCGAAAGGTTCGTCCAAAATCAATAGTTTGGGGCGAGTTGCCAGAGCTCGGGCGATCGCCACCCGTTGTTTCATCCCCCCAGACAATTGGCCCGGTCTTTTGTTACAAGCTTCGGTGAGCCCCACTAATTCCAAGTGTTCCTTGACGATCGTATTGTGTTCGTCTGCGGACTTTTCCGGGTAAACATTTTCAACGCCGAGGTGAATGTTTTCAGTAGCAGTCAGCCACGGTAGCAGCGAGTAGTTTTGAAACACCACCATGCGATCGGGGCCTGGTTCAGTAATCTGGGAACCTTCCAGGGCTACTTCTCCGTTTGTCGGCCCGTTGAATCCCGCAATCATATTCAGCAAAGTGGATTTGCCGCAGCCCGAGTGACCAATCAAACAAATAAATTCGCCTTCATTAATAGTCAGGTTTACACCGTCGAGAACGACGTAAGGGCCTTTAGGGGTTTCGTAGACTTTCGATACGTCTTTAATAGTAAGAAAGTCTTGCTTGGACGTTTGAATTTTGGTTGTTTGGGGATTTTTTAGAGTTTGCATATTTTCAGGATTTGGATTTTGGGTCGGGGAATTAGACATGACAACTTTCGATTGAGAATTTGAAATTAGGGATTTAGGAAGGAGAAAATGTGGAGTCTTGTTTCCTGATTTCTTGCTCCTCATTCCCTCTTCCTATTTGCTGGTTATGCTGGCAGTTTGATGGAACACTGACTGCCTATTTGTTCAATTAAGATTTCTTCAATGCGGACGGCGCGCTTAATTTTGACATTCTGAAGATACTGGATCGGGTCGTCTAGATTAAACACAGTGCCGTCAAATAGCTCGATCGTCCGGCGATCTCTGGCGATATCCGGCAAACCCAATTCGCGCACTGCTTGACCGAAAACATCGGGCCGCAAAACTCGATCGACCACTTCCACCCAGTTTCTCGGGAACGGGATCAGTCCCCAGCGAGCCATCTGCGCCATCACCCACACCATTTCTAGGCGGTCTGGAAAATTGGTTTTGTCAACATAGAACTGGTTGAAGTTGTAGAGCATTTCGGGTTCTGCCTCCGTACCGGAGTTGTACGGATCGATGAACCCCGGACGGATGTCTTTCGGATCGGCGGCGATGTATTGTTCTTGGCTAATCAATGCTAGGACTTCTTCGCGGTTGCGGCGGTCGTCGCAGTAGTCGCAGGCTTCCAAAAGCGCTTTGACAAGGGCGAGGTGGGTTTGAGGATATTTTTGAGCCCAATCTTCGGTAACACCGAGAACTTTTTCGATGTGTCCGGGCAGAATATCGAGGGAACGGGCCATGACAAAACCCGTACCGCTGTTGACTGCGTGGGAGTTCCAGGGGTCGCCTGAGCAGTAGCCGTCAATGTTGCCTGCTTTTAAATTCGATACCATCTGCGGGGGCGGAATCACGGTCAAGCCCACGTCGAGGTCGGGGTCAATGCCCCCAGCGGCCAGCCAGTAGCGGAACAGCAGATTGTGCATGGAGGCGGAGTGTACCATGCCCAAGGTGTGAGCTTTATCGGGACTCTTGGCGATCGCAGCTTTGAAATCCTCTAATGTCCGAATGCCTTGTCTGTAAAGGTCTTTGCTGAAAATAATCGAATTGCCGTTGCGAGACAGGGTGAGGGCGCTACAGACGGGTACAGGGGCTTCACCGTCCAGGCCCAACAGCATGGCGATCGGCATTCCTGCGACCATTTGCGCCGCGTCCAGCCGTCCTTCGGCGACTCCTTGGGCGATCGCTTTCCAGCTAGGTTCGCGGCTGAGAGTAACTTCTTCCAAGCCGTGGGCTTGGAAGAATCCTTTTTCTTTGGCTACTACTAAGGGCGCGCAGTCGGTGAGGGGAATAAAGCCGATGTCGAGGTTGATTTTTTCCAAGCCGTTGCGGGCGATCACAGGCGGTTGTTGTTTGGCCCGGCGCTGTTTGACCCGCTTTTGCTGGTTGAGGAAGTAAACCATTTCGTTGCGCAGCGCATAGTAACTCGGATGGTTAACAACTTCCATGCGCTTGCGGGGGCGAGGAATGTTCACTTCGAGGATTTGCCCGATTTGGGCTTCCGGGCCGTTGGTGAGCATCACAATGCGATCGCTCAGTAATAAAGCCTCATCCACGTCGTGAGTTACCATCACGCTGGTGACTTTACTTTCTTCGCAAATTTTCATCAACTGGTCTTGCAAACCACCGCGAGTTAAAGCATCGAGGGCGCCGAAGGGTTCGTCTAGCAGCAGCAATTTCGGGCGAATCGCCAGGGCGCGGGCGATCGCAACTCTTTGTTTCATCCCCCCAGAAATTTCGCCCGGGCGTTTGTCGGCGGCGTGTCCGAGTCCGACTAATTTAATGTGGTGTTCGATCACCAACTCGCGATCTTCTTTCGAGTTACCGCTGTAAATTTCATTTACTGCTAGGGCGATATTTTCGCGCACCGTCAGCCAAGGTAGCAGCGAGTAATTTTGAAACACCACCATTCTGTCCGGCCCTGGATCGCGGACTTCGCGCCCTTCTAAAGTAATCCCGCCCTGACTTGCTTTGTCGAGGCCGGCGATGATATTTAGCAGTGTAGATTTACCGCAGCCCGAGTGTCCGATTAAGGTGATGAATTCTCCCTTTTTAATTTTCAGTTCGATATTTTTAAGAGCGATATATTGCTCTCCATTGGGCAAGTTAAATACGCGGTCAACGTGGTCTACTTCAACAAATACTGACATGGTAATTTTAGGTTAGTTGGTAATTTCTAGAGGCTAATTATTAATGGGAAATTGGGCATTGGGCATTGGGCATTGGGCATTGGGCATTGGGCATTGGGCATTGGGCATATATAATTATTCCCGCTTCCTAATAACTAATCACCAATCACCAACCACTAATCACCCATTCCCCATTCCCCATTCCCAAATCCTATTTCTGTTCTTCTGGAACTACTTTGGACGCGATGAAACCAACGATTCTGTCTAAAATCAAACCGACGATTCCTACATAAAGCACTGCTAGAATCACTGCACTGAGTCGAGAACTGTTGTAAGCGTCCCAGATGAAGAAGCCGATACCGACGCCGCCGACTAACATTTCCGCAGCTACGATCGCCAGCCAAGACAAACCGATGCCAATTCTCAAGCCAGTGAAGATGTAAGGAACTGAAGAGGGCAGCAGGATTTTCCAGAAGTATTTTTGGTTAGGGAGGCGCAAGACGCGGGCGACGTTTCTGTAGTCTTGGGGTATTTGTTGAACGCCTACTGTGGTATTAATTAAAATCGGCCAAATTGCTGTAATTAAGATTACGAAGAGTGCGGATACTTCGTTAGCTTTTACCCCCATGCCTTCAAAGGGATTGAACTGTTGAAATACTGCCAGGGCGATCGGCAGCCAAGCCAGGGGCGGGATAGTTCTGAATACTTGAAACAGCGGGTCTAAAGCATCGAACATTAGGGAGTTTGTGCCGATCAGGATTCCTAAACTGATGCCGAGAACTGCTGCCAAAGTAAAGCCGATCGCCACCCGCTGCAAGCTAGCCAAAATTTGCCAGAACAAGCCTTTGTCTGTACCGCCGTTGTCGAAGAAAGGATTGATAATCAGATTCCAGCTTTCTTGGACAGCTTTGATTGGCCCTGGCAAGCTGGACTCTGGACTGTTGCAGAGGATTTGCCAGATTATGAGCAGAACTGTAATTGCTACCAGCGGGCGGATGATTTTCCGGCGGTTTTTTTGAACCTGATCCAGAACGAAATTTACTGGATTTTTGCTTTTAGTAACAGCGAGGTTTGTTGCCATTTTTGTTTTTGCTGTATTGTGAATAATCGATTATTTGTAGATACTTTGAACTGAGTTCAGCAGGTTTAATCCGTGGACCGAACCCTCCGTTTCACTGTGTCCAACACCATCAATTTTAGAAGTTGGTCAACAGTTGACTGTCAACTGTCCACTGTTGACCAACTAATTATGCTTTTTTGATTGCCAGACCCTTCAGATATTCTTCGGGTTTTTCTGGGTCAAACTTCACGCCGTCAAAGAAGGTTTCGACACCGCGAGAAGTGGTAGTAGGAATTTGGGCTGCGGGAACGCCAAGTGCTGTCGCTGCTGCTTTCCAAATATCTTCGCGATTAACTTTATCAATTGTGGCTTTGATGTCGGTAGTTGCCGGGATATAACCCCAACGAATATTTTCAGCTAAGAACCAAGCATCGTGACTCTTGTAGGGATAAGAAGCATTGTCCGCCCAGAATTTCATCGCCACTGGGCTGGCGGCTTCTATGCGGCCAGTACCGTAGTCAATTTGTCCTTTCATGCGACCAATAATGTCTGCTGCTGGCACTTTCAACCACTTATCTTGAGAGATGATTTGAGACATCTCATCGTGATTTTCTGGCTTGTCGCACCACTGCTGGGCTTCCAGTACGGCCATTGTAATTGCTTTAGCAGCTTTGGGGTTTTTCTCAACCCAATCTCCTCTTAAAGCTAAAGCTTTTTCTGGGTGGTCTTTCCAAAGTTCTCCGGTTAATAAGGCGGTGTATCCTACCTTTTGAGTAACTAGCTGAGCATGCCAAGGTTCGCCTACGCAAAAGGCTTCCATGCTGCCAGATTTCATGTTCGCTACCATTTGGGGCGGCGGTATGGGAATCACGGAAACATCTGTATCTGGATTAATACCGCCGGCTGCTAGCCAGTAGCGCATCCACAAGTCGTGGGTGCCGCCGGGAAAAGTCATAGCAACAGGAACGTTTTGATTGCCAAAAGCTGCTTTCAGGGGTGCGCTGTCTGTACCTACTTTTAAATCTAGGTATTTTTTGCTAAGCGAAATTGCCTGACCGTTAGTATTTAACCGCGCCAGAATGTTCATCGGCACTGGCTGATTGCCTTTGGTAATAGTGCCTAATGTCATGTGGTAAGGCATCGGGGATAAAATGTGGGCCCCGTCAATGCCGCCTTTGTCGGAACCGAGTTCTAAGTTGTCGCGAGTAACTGGCCAAGATGCTTGTTTGGTAACTTGTACGTCTTTCATGCCGTACTTGGCAAATAACCCTTTTTCTTGGGCGATGATTAAGGGTGCTGAGTCGGTGAGGGCGATGAATCCGAGTTTGGCTGCGGTAACTTCTGGGGCGTCGGCGGGGTTGATGTTGACTGCTGGGGCGGCGCTGGGTGAGGCGCCGCTGGGAGTTGCGCTAGATGTGGTGGGACCGGAACTGCAACCGTGGGCTAGGAGGGTGCCGGCTGCTGTTGCTCCGGCGGTGATGATGAATTTTCTTCTCGAAAGGTTGCTCATTTGTCTTGAATTGTTGTTGTACTTGAGATGGTGGAAATGTGAGATGTGAGATTGATTCGCGACCTTCGCATCGCATCTCACATTATGAGATTAGGCGTCGATCGTCACTTTGCCGATCGCCCGCGCGCTGCAAGTTAAAATGAACCCTGATTCTAAGCCGGCGGCCGCTTCGGGGTGGCTGTCGTAGGCGGCAATATTACCTTCTAGGAGTTTCTGCTTGCAAGTGCCACAAACTCCCTTTCGGCAATCGCTGTCAAGTTCGACCCCGGCCCGTTCGGCAACGTCGAGAATGTACTCATCTTCGCTGCAAGCAACTTCTTTGCCCGATCGAGCGAAAATGACAGTAGATGTCTGAGGTTTGGGAGCCTGGGCTGCCTTTTCGCCCTCCTCAACCGTCAATTCCAGTTGCCGGTGCAGCACAGCTACATCCCCTGTAATCTCTTTGGGAACTGCCCCAAACTGCTCGACTAACAGTTGATGCAGCAGCGGTTTGAGGTCTTCGCAAGGGATGCCTTTTTGGACGCAAGCACCCAAATGAGCCTCTTTGCCAACTGTGCCTCCCATGTAAATGTCTACACCTTCGAGGGTTTTCCCGTTCTTGCGAACTTTTGTTCCCATCAAACCGATGTCTGCTACTTGGGGTTGACCGCAGGAATTGGGGCAACCCGTCCAGTGAATTCTCACAGGTTTGGGAAGTGAAAGTTCGACATCAAGTTCCTCAATCATTGCCACAGCGCGACTTTTGGTTTCGATGAGGGCGAAGTTGCAAAACTTGGCGCCGGTGCAGGAAACCAAGGCTCGCATCAGGGGTGCGGGCTCGATGGAAAAACGCTGCAACAGCGGTTCTTTGACCAGTGATTCAATCCGCGAGTCGGGAACGTTGGGAATAATCACGTTTTCTTCCACAGTGAGCCTGAGCTCGCCGCTGCCGTAAACCTCGGCGATTCTGGCTAAATCGAATAAATCCGATGCCAGCAGCCGTCCGACGGGAACGTGCAGCCCTACATAGTTGAGCCCTGATTGTTTTTGGGGGTAGATGCCGATGTGGTCGCGTTTGTCCCAGGTGATTTCATCTTTGAGGGCGGCGGCGGGCAAAGTGCGACCTAATTCTTGTTCGACTTCGGCTCGGAATTGTTCGATTCCGAGTTCGTCAATCAGCCACATCAGCCGCGATTTTTGGCGGTTTGCTCTCGGGCCTCGATCGCGAAACA includes:
- the ntrB gene encoding nitrate ABC transporter, permease protein — encoded protein: MATNLAVTKSKNPVNFVLDQVQKNRRKIIRPLVAITVLLIIWQILCNSPESSLPGPIKAVQESWNLIINPFFDNGGTDKGLFWQILASLQRVAIGFTLAAVLGISLGILIGTNSLMFDALDPLFQVFRTIPPLAWLPIALAVFQQFNPFEGMGVKANEVSALFVILITAIWPILINTTVGVQQIPQDYRNVARVLRLPNQKYFWKILLPSSVPYIFTGLRIGIGLSWLAIVAAEMLVGGVGIGFFIWDAYNSSRLSAVILAVLYVGIVGLILDRIVGFIASKVVPEEQK
- a CDS encoding ATP-binding cassette domain-containing protein, producing the protein MRSKKSGNKTPHFLLPKSLISNSQSKVVMSNSPTQNPNPENMQTLKNPQTTKIQTSKQDFLTIKDVSKVYETPKGPYVVLDGVNLTINEGEFICLIGHSGCGKSTLLNMIAGFNGPTNGEVALEGSQITEPGPDRMVVFQNYSLLPWLTATENIHLGVENVYPEKSADEHNTIVKEHLELVGLTEACNKRPGQLSGGMKQRVAIARALATRPKLLILDEPFGALDPITREELQEELLKIWRKEKITVIMITHDIDEALFLADRIVMMTNGPAASIGEDMHVPFSRPRNRARIMEDPKYYELRNFALEFLFSRYAHHEGDEATDSETEAVALPMPLPASKKPALAETANKPIAPAPFVSHAAVAPEASPKKRGILAASWFVAMVTLAAVNMSAISSQLKEAKLEETAPQATNAAAVVSSPASPQIAASSIIAPTASPAPIAAASPAPIAAAASSAPIAAASPAPNASSAAIAAASPAPNASPAAIAAASPAPNASPAAIAAANSAVAPNAATSATSEISDQAELDAIGQKLYAQIDQKWRTIPTFTESLTYRVKVKQNGDILQFDPTNKAAKDFVKETPLPVLQTPVGATAGAEKTAEFQVTFSPTNGGVFEVKSGK
- a CDS encoding ATP-binding cassette domain-containing protein, coding for MSVFVEVDHVDRVFNLPNGEQYIALKNIELKIKKGEFITLIGHSGCGKSTLLNIIAGLDKASQGGITLEGREVRDPGPDRMVVFQNYSLLPWLTVRENIALAVNEIYSGNSKEDRELVIEHHIKLVGLGHAADKRPGEISGGMKQRVAIARALAIRPKLLLLDEPFGALDALTRGGLQDQLMKICEESKVTSVMVTHDVDEALLLSDRIVMLTNGPEAQIGQILEVNIPRPRKRMEVVNHPSYYALRNEMVYFLNQQKRVKQRRAKQQPPVIARNGLEKINLDIGFIPLTDCAPLVVAKEKGFFQAHGLEEVTLSREPSWKAIAQGVAEGRLDAAQMVAGMPIAMLLGLDGEAPVPVCSALTLSRNGNSIIFSKDLYRQGIRTLEDFKAAIAKSPDKAHTLGMVHSASMHNLLFRYWLAAGGIDPDLDVGLTVIPPPQMVSNLKAGNIDGYCSGDPWNSHAVNSGTGFVMARSLDILPGHIEKVLGVTEDWAQKYPQTHLALVKALLEACDYCDDRRNREEVLALISQEQYIAADPKDIRPGFIDPYNSGTEAEPEMLYNFNQFYVDKTNFPDRLEMVWVMAQMARWGLIPFPRNWVEVVDRVLRPDVFGQAVRELGLPDIARDRRTIELFDGTVFNLDDPIQYLQNVKIKRAVRIEEILIEQIGSQCSIKLPA
- a CDS encoding nitrate reductase, whose protein sequence is METIKTLCPYCGVGCGLEVVPDKKQSWKVRGDRNHPSSQGMVCIKGATVAESIRSDRLLYPMMRDTLDQPFRRASWDEALDAIVNRIQTIRSTSGPDALCVYGSGQFVTEDYYVAQKLMKGCLGTNNFDANSRLCMSSAVSGYVQSFGSDGPPCCYDDLELTDCAFIIGSNTAECHPIVFNRLAKYHKKHPHVKMIVVDPRRTPTAEAADLHLAIKPGTDIDLLNGIAYLLLHRQAIDSNFIQECTANFSAFAEVISSYTPEFVASRCGITVSELETAANYWEQSQRVLSLWSMGINQSSEGTAKVRSLINLHLMTGQIGKPGCGPFSLTGQPNAMGGREAGGLSHLLPGYRFVKNAEHRTQVEEFWGIAPGSISPNPGRTAWDMITGLETGEVELLWIAATNPVVSMPDLERTKAALLRSPFTIYQEAYYPTETSAYAHILLPATQWSEKTGVMTNSERRVTFCPGFDTPSGEARDDWSIFAEVGRRLGFAQHFAFDSVGDVYKEYVQLTQGQPCDITGLSHEYLRTEGPQQWPCPENLPPHPANEAKRLYTDRRFHTPDARARFSAYHSRGLAEPPDPNYPFVLTTGRVYGHWHTMTRTGRTEKINQLHPDPFLEIHPRDAAKLQIKEGDLLEVRSRRGKAQFPAKVTKAIAPGTLFVPMHWGCLWAEGAEANAMTHAASCPDSKQPELKACAVQLSLVGAETAAEVVAEVAAEVAAEVAAEVGEFNWAKSTLAVTS
- a CDS encoding ferredoxin--nitrite reductase — translated: MTQTIEPKAQASLNKFEKLKAEKDGLALKGELDHFAAIGWEAMNETDREHRLKWLGIFFRPVTPGKFMMRLRLPNGIITSNQTRTLAEIVQRYGEDGSADITTRQNLQLRGIRIEDVPDIFRRLKEAGMTSIQSGMDNVRNITGSPVAGLDADELIDTRELANQVQDMITNSGEGNPAFSNLPRKFNIAIAGCRDNSVHAEINDIAFVPAYKDGNIGFNVLVGGFFSAKRCEAAIPLNAWASPSDVVDLCKAILTVFRDRGPRANRQKSRLMWLIDELGIEQFRAEVEQELGRTLPAAALKDEITWDKRDHIGIYPQKQSGLNYVGLHVPVGRLLASDLFDLARIAEVYGSGELRLTVEENVIIPNVPDSRIESLVKEPLLQRFSIEPAPLMRALVSCTGAKFCNFALIETKSRAVAMIEELDVELSLPKPVRIHWTGCPNSCGQPQVADIGLMGTKVRKNGKTLEGVDIYMGGTVGKEAHLGACVQKGIPCEDLKPLLHQLLVEQFGAVPKEITGDVAVLHRQLELTVEEGEKAAQAPKPQTSTVIFARSGKEVACSEDEYILDVAERAGVELDSDCRKGVCGTCKQKLLEGNIAAYDSHPEAAAGLESGFILTCSARAIGKVTIDA
- a CDS encoding bicarbonate-binding protein, encoding MSNLSRRKFIITAGATAAGTLLAHGCSSGPTTSSATPSGASPSAAPAVNINPADAPEVTAAKLGFIALTDSAPLIIAQEKGLFAKYGMKDVQVTKQASWPVTRDNLELGSDKGGIDGAHILSPMPYHMTLGTITKGNQPVPMNILARLNTNGQAISLSKKYLDLKVGTDSAPLKAAFGNQNVPVAMTFPGGTHDLWMRYWLAAGGINPDTDVSVIPIPPPQMVANMKSGSMEAFCVGEPWHAQLVTQKVGYTALLTGELWKDHPEKALALRGDWVEKNPKAAKAITMAVLEAQQWCDKPENHDEMSQIISQDKWLKVPAADIIGRMKGQIDYGTGRIEAASPVAMKFWADNASYPYKSHDAWFLAENIRWGYIPATTDIKATIDKVNREDIWKAAATALGVPAAQIPTTTSRGVETFFDGVKFDPEKPEEYLKGLAIKKA